DNA sequence from the Pseudophryne corroboree isolate aPseCor3 chromosome 6, aPseCor3.hap2, whole genome shotgun sequence genome:
ccctgagatgccttcgcatctcactgggcttcactGGGGTGCACATacacactccccaaagggcttcagactgtgatcgctgccactGCAAGGATCCAGTCTGAATGAATagttgagagtcacaaagtgactgCTAACAGTTATACTGAATGTATTTTTCACATAAATGCAATGCAATCACAGCACAATCGAAGTCtactgataatcgctcagttgcatacAAATCGGAAACAGGCTCTAAGACCCCTCCAAACTATATTCAGCTATGTCATCATAGCTGAGAGTAACAAAGTGAATGCTAATAGTAATACTGAATGTATTTTTGACATAACTACCAGCTACAGCAATATGGTCAAACCTTCAAACTATGTGTCCAATTGGAATACTCCTCAGACAATACGTAGGTAGTTAAACTGGGGTTTTCTATTGTTGATTATACAGAAATAGAGTTCATAATTATATATTctgtttattaacagttatttatatagtgcagagGCACTCCAACCAGTCTGGGTCCGGATAAGCAGTACCCACTTTCCACATTTCGGCACCCCTGCATGTACACGCAAACACTAGGGATATTTTATTGGAGCCAATTAtccaaccagtatatttttgtagtgtgggaggaaactagagtacccagaggaaaccatgCAGGCACATGataaatatacaaactctacacagaccATATTGGAAAttgaacctcagtgctgtgaggctgtgttgctaaccattacaccatatgtAACAGTTAAAATCATGTTTAACAGTGTGAAGTCTGTAACCTCAGTTGCagattaaagcagcaataatttgaaAGGCAAgactaacctggttttgcctttcatATTATTGCGGCATTAAATCTGCAGCCAAAATCACAGACATTATGTATCTTTACATGatttgcaccctattacatatGACCCATAGATTCTTTTTAATGCTGCTCATGATTGGACAGGGTCACAGCCACCCGCATAATAGGGCTCAAATACACCCTGTGCCAGCCCACCCTAGAGCACTCAACATCATGACGTGTGCATATGTTGGAGGTACATCACACTGAGGGGATGGTGCCTCCAACAGTGGTAAGTGCAGTGCTGAATGCAGCATCATGGGGATGCTCTGACCGGCTTTACAAGCTGCAGGGTGCCTGTATGCAGCATCTTAAGAAAGCTCTGGCAGCACTGTAGCATAGATCCTGGCTGTAGGATACCATTCTGGACAAAGCAAGAGCCGCAGGGCAGTGATGTCACCACCCAGAGAGCCCTGCACTCTGTGTATCAGCACCAGTCACACACTCCTAATTATGGCCCTGGTCACAGCCTCTGTCACAGCATTTGTCTTTTATTGGTTCATTTTTACCTAGTGTCTCTCTGTGGTAACATGAGTTAGGTGCTCTTAATTAATTATACCTGAAAGGAATGCTAAATGTTCTGTAATGTTTGCTGAAAGTAACCCACCCTATAAAAACTCCATATAGTATGGATGGGGAGATTTGtcacagcttggagagagataaagtggaggaagataaggtaccaaccaatcggctcctaacattGTTGAAACActccctgtaaaatgacagttggaagccaattggttggtactttatctctctctccactttttcttttCCTGAACTTTAATAAGCCTCTCCCATCTTAAAAAGAACACCACAGCAAACTGAAAATGGGAGAAAGCACTGCACTACTTAAATAAATGCGTTTTATAGCATATGCGATACTTCTAGTGTGTTACACTTCTAATCTGGACTAAAAATACAACAATAATGATTACTTGCATTTTAAATAGTATTTTCCCACTTCATGTAAGTTGTCATGTAAAGTACTTTTAATAAATGATAGTTTTATTTTGTTGTCATATGAATGGTGATGTAGAAGAACTCACTGATATTTGTTtagtataaaaatacataaaatacagaacatgtGAACTTACAATATTCAGTAAATGTTGGGATATCTATAACAGTAGATACTTAGAAAAATAATTTCACAGCACTGCAGTTCCACATTTTCACCTCTGAGCGCCGCTGTTTGACCAATAAGGAGAAGAATACAGAGCTGGAGATCCACTGGTATTTTCATCACTCACATACACTGCAGATCTGCAGGAAGACACACAGCCATTTTCTGGATTCTCTCTACACAGAATACAggatatttttaacatatttttcTGAACAAATGGACTAAGCAAAATAATAAACAGCTTTTCTGTATGTCCTGTCTCCTGGATTACAGATACTAGCCTTTAAAAGGAAATTTTGAGGAAGATTTCAGATGCAAACTATGAAGCCTCCTACACAGACATACAAAGGAATCAGATGGCAAGTAATAATTCCCTTCTTATTATCATGGCTGTGTCATTCAGTCTCTGGTCAGATTCATTATTCTATTGTAGAAGAAATGAGAAAAGACTCTGTTATAGCAAATATTGCAGAAGATCTTGGATTAGATATTAAACAGCTCTCATCTAGGAAACTAAGAATTGTATCAGATAGATATTTTTATGTAAATATAGAGAATGGAAATCTGTACAttaaggacagaatagacagggagACACTGTGTGAGACAGAAGCTACCTGCTTCCTAACCTTTGATGCTGTGGTTGAAAATCCCTTTAAAATTTTTAAAATCAGAGTTGAAATTCAGGATGTAAATGATAATTATCCATATTTTTTTCATAACACCATCATTTTGGCAGTTATTGAATTAACCTCTCCAGGAGCCAGATTTGTTTTGCAAAATGCAGAAGATCCTGATATTGGTATTAATTCAGTACAGACATACAGGCTCAGTGATAATCAGTATTTTACACTTAATACAAAGATCAGAGCAGATGGGAGTAAATCTCCAGAACTTGTGTTAGAGAAACCTTTAGATCGAGAGACACAAAATGTTCATGAATTGATGTTAACAGCCTTGGATGGAGGAAACCCAGTGAAGTCTGGGACTGCTTTGGTAAAGATCATTGTTACTGATGGTAATGATAATGCTCCTACATTTATTCAGGACATATATAAAGTCACCTTAAAAGAAAATATTCCAATTAACTCCACAGTAATTGTACTAAATGCAACTGACAGAGATGAAGGGATAAATGCAGAGATCACATATTCTTTCAGCAAAACCTCAGGAGATCTCCATCATACAGGGATTTTTACTATTCACCCTACAAATGGGGAAATTAAAACAATTAAATATCTAGATTTTGAAGTAACAAAGAAATATGAACTCTCTGTACAAGCAAAGGATGGGGGTGACCTTGTTGCTCATTCCAAGGTATTGATAGAAGTAACAGATGAGAATGACAAtgttccagatatatctatcacctcATTCTCTACTCCTGTTCCTGAGGATTGTGAGCCAGGTACAATGATAGCTCTGATCAAAGTTCATGATAAAGATTCAGGAGAAAATGGGGAAGTTGACTGTAATATTATAGAAGATATCCCATTTGATTTACTTTCATCTGATAGTTACTACAGGATAGTTTCAAGAAATGTTCTGGACAGAGAGAAAGTATCTAGTTATAACATCACAATTGTAGCAACTGACAGAGGATCTCCCCCACTTTCCAGCAGAAGAACCATCAGACTGGAGAtatcagatgttaatgacaatccacCAATATTTATGAAATCTACTTATGTTGCTTATGTGCCAGAGAACAACTTACCAGGAGCCTCAATATACAATGTACAAGCGTCAGATCCTGATACTGGAGACAATGCTAAAATCATTTATTCTATTTCCAGCACTAATACAGAAGATCCCCCAGTGTCCTCTTATCTCTCCATCAATATAGAGACTGGGGTTCTCTATGCTCAGAGATCATTTGATTATGAGCAGCACAAGGAGTTTCTAATACAGGTAACTGCTAGAGACAATGGATCCCCATCTCTGAGCAGCAATGCAACACTAATTATCCGCATAGTGGATCAGAATGATAATGCACCAAAGATCTTGTACCCATCAGCAGACAGTGCTGGCCCAGCTGTGTTTGAAATGGTCCCTTTTTCTGCTGAACAAGGATCATTAATAACTAAGGTGGTTTCTGTGGATGCAGACTCTGGCCATAATGCTTGGCTCTCATATCACTTCATACAAGTGTCAGAACCATCTCACTTTACCATCAGTCAGCACACTGGTGAAATCAGGACATCACGTGTCTTTCATGAGAAGGATATATTGAATCACAAGGTTGTGGTGATGGTGAAGGATAATGGAGACCCCTCTCTCTCAGCTACAGTCACCTTAAGTCTCATTGTTGCAGATAACGTTCAACAGGTGGTTCCTAAACTCAGTAATCAATTTAGAAATGAAGATCTACAATCCAATCTACAGTTGTACTTAGTGACTGCACTTGCTCTCATTTCCTTTTTATTTATTGTAACTGTTTTGTTGGTCATTGTATCCAAATGCAAACAATCAAAGCCTTTACCAACCTTTAGTTCTCTAAGTACAAATCTGTATCCTCCAGTTGATCCCAGGATGCTCTCCATGTATAGCGATGGATCTTTACCATTTCCCTACTCGTACAATGTGTGTGTGGCTTTGGACTCTAGTGAAAGTGACTTTACTTATAGGAAACCAAATGAAAATGTCCCTGTAGAGAATCTTATTGATGCTGATGATTTAGGACTTGGAAAAGAAACATTTCCAATCAGTAATGAGGTGAGTTTTTTTATCATAGATAATGTTATGTGAGATTTCCTGTAAGACAGATAGTGAATGTTATTGTCTTAGAATATCTGACTCCTGTTTTATTTTAATGCCGAATAATGTGAATTATTAAGAATAATGTAAATTATGACTGCCTGGAAATGATGGTGTCATGTGTTCAATTGTGTCATGTGTCCTTcctatctatgtggtgtttgtatgttatCCCAGGGTTTGTGTGAGTTTCCACCGGGTGCTCCAGTTTTCTTCTGCAATCCAAAAACATTCTTTAATGATATTTGGCTTGTGGCAGAAAATAGACCCTAGTGTAAGTGTATGTTTACATGGTAGGGAATTTAGACTGTAATCTCCAATGGGGCAGAGACTGACGTGAATGATGAATGATGTAATCAGCATAgcactataattgttattatattaaTAGATAGACGTATATTGACTGCATTAGAATGTATGTCTAGGTGAACCATGATTTAGAGACTCTCAACAAAGGGTAACTTGGATCCCACTTGTATTTTATTGAAGTATTATGCAAACTGCACAACTTTTTTAGCATTGATGATTTATTTCCAATAAAACTAAATACTGTTGTCGTTTTTTACATTTCCTCAGAATGAAATAAATAAGTTAATTGAATGATTAATTATTAAATTATGATTATTTGTATATATTATTGATGGCACACTGTGTGAGTTTTGGTTCTGCTGAAgtatattattttaaattaaaaagaAAACCTGTGTAGTGTTAATTCAATAGTAATTATTTTTTGCAGTGTTCTTCATTGCTGACTTAATATACAATTTTAAGAATATCTACAAATTCACTTTCATTACAGTGTATGAATTACATTTGTATACTTATCATTTTGTTTGTAGAACAGGAGCTGAACTACTTTGCACCTACCTCACGATTAATGTAGAGTCTACTGGTATTTGGTCAAAATAACGTATTTTGTTAGTTGAAAAATTTATAATCGTCAAATCTTAGAATCTCTAAAATCACTGAGAGTTGATGACGTGTTAAATCATTGGTCTTGCAATATATTTTTGTGGTTTTACTTCTGGGGACTATGAAGTTAGTGGAAACAAACAAAATGTATTTGAGATGGCATTGCCTATACCCAGCAATGGGTGACCAGACAGGCTGCGCTGGATCCCCTGTGAGTGAAATCTGTATGTGAATGCATGAGCGCTGCTTGTGCATGGCATATTGCTGGGAATCTCTGTCAGCAAGGTGAGGCTGGTGGGGAGAGAATATCCAACTATCATGTGCTGGATCGGTAATTACTTAGAAACTGTGTTCACTGTAACTGCAGTATGCAGTCATACACAGCAGACCCACTGACCCATTAATACAAATAGgcactttaataaaaataaaatgaacccAGTAGCTTTCTGGAGGTAACACTATGTGGGATGATACTGAGTCATATGTATCTGTTAAAATGGAGCTATCTCCTGATTTCAAAATGACTGTACATGTGATTGAATCAGAAAACATGGTGAGCACATGTGCTAAATGATGAGTTTGAAGTAGCACATACAGTAAGTGCATCAGCGTCGCATCTTGTGCATATGGAGACTAACCTGATGTACTGTAGGCATTTCTGGGCAGCAAATGGGCAGTGAGTATCAAGACACAGAGTGGCTGTTTCTGTTGGAAACATCATGGGAGTGTCAATGGCATTGCGAATTCAGTGTTCAGTTTGGTGTTTGTATGCAGTTGGGATGCCTGTTTCAGGTGGAGCTCTTACACCCATCATGAGTCTGGTGCAAGTCCAGAtactaaaaaaaaaacagtgggtgGTGCAGTGGGGACACCAAAATATCACTCTAATATGCGCATAGATAGATAGCTATATTAATACATCTGATTCCGATGGCTGCTGTGACAGATGCAAATTTGGGTGTGACCATGACTCAGCCTATGTATCTGTTATTATGAAAGGATACATAAACTTAGGGTAAAGCCTATTACAGGTGGCCAGTGTCTTTAATTTTTCATCCAGTGCAGTAACAGGGCTCTATGCTGCCCTGTGCTGGCTCCGACCCCTATTGAAAGATGTCATGATGTCACTCAGAGGAGGCAGGTCTGACAAGCACCGGGATGTGCAGCAGTTATTGAAGCATCCTGAGGATACGGCAGAGCAGATGAAAAGATGCCTACCGGGAACATCCACAGAATGCTCCGGGTAGCACTGCTGCAGTTATACTGCCTGAACGGCACCCTGCTTACCAGAAGAATTTAATGCGGGGTGATGACAATGCCAACCACAAAGCCCTGTGCTCTATGTGTCAGCAAAACTTGCAcactcctagggggtaattcatacctgatcgcaaggctgc
Encoded proteins:
- the LOC134933540 gene encoding protocadherin gamma-B1-like isoform X39, whose amino-acid sequence is MQTMKPPTQTYKGIRWQVIIPFLLSWLCHSVSGQIHYSIVEEMRKDSVIANIAEDLGLDIKQLSSRKLRIVSDRYFYVNIENGNLYIKDRIDRETLCETEATCFLTFDAVVENPFKIFKIRVEIQDVNDNYPYFFHNTIILAVIELTSPGARFVLQNAEDPDIGINSVQTYRLSDNQYFTLNTKIRADGSKSPELVLEKPLDRETQNVHELMLTALDGGNPVKSGTALVKIIVTDGNDNAPTFIQDIYKVTLKENIPINSTVIVLNATDRDEGINAEITYSFSKTSGDLHHTGIFTIHPTNGEIKTIKYLDFEVTKKYELSVQAKDGGDLVAHSKVLIEVTDENDNVPDISITSFSTPVPEDCEPGTMIALIKVHDKDSGENGEVDCNIIEDIPFDLLSSDSYYRIVSRNVLDREKVSSYNITIVATDRGSPPLSSRRTIRLEISDVNDNPPIFMKSTYVAYVPENNLPGASIYNVQASDPDTGDNAKIIYSISSTNTEDPPVSSYLSINIETGVLYAQRSFDYEQHKEFLIQVTARDNGSPSLSSNATLIIRIVDQNDNAPKILYPSADSAGPAVFEMVPFSAEQGSLITKVVSVDADSGHNAWLSYHFIQVSEPSHFTISQHTGEIRTSRVFHEKDILNHKVVVMVKDNGDPSLSATVTLSLIVADNVQQVVPKLSNQFRNEDLQSNLQLYLVTALALISFLFIVTVLLVIVSKCKQSKPLPTFSSLSTNLYPPVDPRMLSMYSDGSLPFPYSYNVCVALDSSESDFTYRKPNENVPVENLIDADDLGLGKETFPISNEQAQPNTDWRFSQAQAQRPGPSGAQQPTEEAGVWPNNQFETERLQAMILASANEAAEGGAAIGAGTGTMGLSARYGPQFTLQHVPDYRQNIYIPGTTSTLTNAAGKRDGKGPSGNKKKSGKKEKK